A segment of the Leptolyngbya sp. NIES-3755 genome:
GGGAAAAAGTCAGGAGGATTGCATGAAGTTTGAGTAAATCTGTATTGAGTTTGGGCATTGTACGGAGAACATTCAGTCGATCGACTTGAATTCGAGTCTTACTGAGGAATCCTTTTCGTCGATCGACTTGGGTTTGAGTTTTGCTTGAGATCGCGATCGCTTTATTAACTTAAGCTTGTCGTTTCCTTGATAAACCATTCATTCTATTGACTTGAGCTTCTGTTCCATTAAGGAAAGCTTTTGTTTCATAGATTTGAACTTGAGTACTCGTTAATCGGCTTGTGACTCAATTGAGTTAACCTATTTCAACATCAAGGAAAGCTGCGACGATCGCTAATTTGCCTTAGTTGCAATGCCTTTGTACAGGTAAGAAGTCACTTTAGGCGCGTTTTCTAAATACGATTCGCTCAGCGTTACTTGGTCAAACTGCTGCTTGATTAACTGACGGATATTCCGATTGAAGTGGCAACCCCCTGCAATTCTCTTTTGAATCGGGGTGAGTCGATTTTGCCAAAGCTGGACATCTGGCTCATTGCTCAATCCGTGCTCAAGAAAAAAGAAGCGACCTCCAGGTTTGAGAACCCGATCGATTTCTGCGATCGCTCTTTCAACATCTGGAATGCTACACAGCGTAAACGTACTGACCACGCTATCAAAAGAACCATCCCCCATCGGTAAGTTTTCGCCGCTAAGAACGTGATGAGTAACCTCGATCGACGATGCCGCAATTCTCTTCTGAGCAATTCCCTGAATCCCAGGATTTGAATCAACCGTTGAAATTCGATGAATCTGCTCCGGGTAATACGCCAAATTCAATCCTGTGCCAAATCCGATTTCTAAAACTTCTCCGCTCACTCCCGCCAAAGTGTCACGCCGATACTTCGCCAAACTTGGAGCAGAAAGCGATAAGTCTAGGAGATAGGGCAGAATTTTTTG
Coding sequences within it:
- a CDS encoding methyltransferase type 11 (similar to AA sequence:cyanobase_aa:LBDG_14650), which produces MGFYEQKILPYLLDLSLSAPSLAKYRRDTLAGVSGEVLEIGFGTGLNLAYYPEQIHRISTVDSNPGIQGIAQKRIAASSIEVTHHVLSGENLPMGDGSFDSVVSTFTLCSIPDVERAIAEIDRVLKPGGRFFFLEHGLSNEPDVQLWQNRLTPIQKRIAGGCHFNRNIRQLIKQQFDQVTLSESYLENAPKVTSYLYKGIATKAN